The following DNA comes from Deltaproteobacteria bacterium.
GAAGGTGGTCGGCATGGCCCTGCTCATCGGCGGCGCGATGGGCTGGCTGGGCTCGATGCTCACCAAGACCCTCGAGGAGCCGGTCATCGAGATCACGCTGACGGCCCTCGTGGCCTACGGCTCCTTCATCATCGCCGAGCACTTCCACTTCTCGGGCGTCATCGCCTGCGTGGTCGCCGGCATGATCTCCGGCTCCTGGGGCGCCCGGATCGGCATGAGCGCCTCGACGCGCCTGGCGGTGGTCTCCTTCTGGGACTACGCCGCCTTCGTCCTCAACTCGCTGGTCTTCCTGCTGGTGGGCTTCGAGGTGAAGATCGGCAGCCTGGTCTCCCACGCCGGGGCCATCGTCCTGGCCTGGCTGGCGGTGCTCCTCTCCCGGGCGATCGTGGTCTTCGGCAAGGGGCTGATCCTGCGCGCCATGAAGAAGGAGGCGCCGCCCTGGAGCTGGTCGGTGGTGCTGACCTGGGGCGGCCTGCGCGGCGGCCTCTCGATGGTGCTGGCCCTCGCCCTGCCCCGGGAGTTCGAGCACCGGGAGCTGATCCTCCACCTCACCTTCGGGGTCGTGCTGATCTCCCTCCTCCTGCAGGGCCTGACCATGAAGCCCCTGCTCTCCCTCCTCGGCCTCTCGGGCAAGGAGGACGACCGCCAGGACTACGAGGAGCGCACGGCCCGCCTCAAGGCGGCGCGCGCCGCCCTGCGCGAGCTCGAGGCCCTGAGGGCCGAGCACACCATCCCCTCGGTGATCCACGACCAGCTCCACGGCGAGCTCGAGCAGGAGCTCGCGGAGCTGCAGAAGGCCATCGACGACCTCACCGAGAAGCGGGTCGACATCCTCGACGCCG
Coding sequences within:
- a CDS encoding Na+/H+ antiporter; amino-acid sequence: MHPETTLLALFAIAAAVAILSHRLRVPYTIALVVAGLALGFFEVLEAPHLTKELLFLIVLPGLLFEAAFHMSFKEFWKAKVSIFSLAVPGLMAAIGLTGLLVFVAVDGLGLGEVTLLEAMVFGTLIGATDPISVLAIFKALGVDRRLYTLVEGESLFNDGTAVVIFTILLGVVLGGEASLGSATFEFVKVVGMALLIGGAMGWLGSMLTKTLEEPVIEITLTALVAYGSFIIAEHFHFSGVIACVVAGMISGSWGARIGMSASTRLAVVSFWDYAAFVLNSLVFLLVGFEVKIGSLVSHAGAIVLAWLAVLLSRAIVVFGKGLILRAMKKEAPPWSWSVVLTWGGLRGGLSMVLALALPREFEHRELILHLTFGVVLISLLLQGLTMKPLLSLLGLSGKEDDRQDYEERTARLKAARAALRELEALRAEHTIPSVIHDQLHGELEQELAELQKAIDDLTEKRVDILDAEVLALRRHLLQVRKEAVHETHRQGTIGEPVMLALQHEIDDRLLDLAAAEHEGGEH